In a single window of the Limnochorda sp. L945t genome:
- a CDS encoding phosphatidylglycerophosphatase A, whose protein sequence is MSQDRTGRTHKRLPGTARALLALRGVDFDPLVRLVFRLQKPYVPDLTLEMCRESVDHVVEKREVQYAILTGVTLDVMAEEGRLDEPLATILREERELYGVDRVLALSIVNVYGSIGLSNFGYLDEERPAELLQALPGDGPRVHTFVDDILAAIVAAACARIAHRAADARQAAAPPEGAR, encoded by the coding sequence ATGTCACAGGATCGGACGGGAAGGACGCACAAGCGGCTTCCCGGCACGGCCCGGGCGCTCCTGGCTCTGCGGGGGGTCGACTTCGACCCGCTCGTGCGGCTGGTCTTCCGGCTGCAAAAGCCGTACGTGCCCGACCTGACGCTGGAGATGTGCCGGGAGAGCGTGGATCACGTGGTGGAGAAGAGGGAGGTCCAGTACGCCATCCTCACGGGCGTGACGCTCGACGTCATGGCGGAGGAGGGCCGCCTGGACGAGCCCCTGGCCACGATCTTGAGGGAAGAGCGAGAGCTGTACGGGGTCGACAGGGTGCTTGCGCTGAGCATCGTCAACGTGTACGGAAGCATCGGGCTGTCCAACTTCGGCTACCTCGACGAGGAGCGCCCGGCAGAGCTGCTGCAGGCGTTGCCCGGCGACGGGCCCCGGGTGCACACGTTCGTCGACGACATCCTCGCGGCCATCGTCGCGGCGGCTTGCGCCCGCATCGCCCACCGGGCCGCGGATGCGCGCCAGGCGGCGGCCCCACCGGAGGGCGCGCGCTGA
- a CDS encoding cupredoxin domain-containing protein, which produces MKRRGWVSRFTVLGVLLVALAVLAAACGGGGGTPSSSSSSAPTTSGSSQTASPTPPAETASPSGSTAASGGSSGSSIEVVATDEGGQFKFIPADIEAKPGQPITVKVVNKGPSAHDWAVPDLKVETGQLQTGQEKTLTFQAPSKPGEYNIMCTVPGHAQLGMTGKLIVR; this is translated from the coding sequence ATGAAGCGCAGAGGTTGGGTATCTCGCTTCACGGTGCTAGGCGTGCTCCTGGTAGCTCTTGCGGTGCTGGCCGCGGCGTGCGGAGGCGGGGGCGGCACTCCCTCCTCTTCCAGTTCTTCGGCGCCGACGACGTCCGGCTCCTCTCAGACGGCGTCTCCGACGCCGCCGGCCGAGACGGCCAGCCCGTCCGGCAGCACGGCCGCCTCGGGCGGTTCGTCCGGCTCTTCGATCGAGGTCGTGGCCACGGACGAGGGCGGCCAGTTCAAGTTCATCCCCGCCGATATCGAGGCAAAGCCCGGCCAGCCCATCACGGTGAAAGTCGTCAACAAGGGCCCGAGCGCCCACGACTGGGCCGTGCCCGACCTGAAGGTGGAGACGGGCCAGCTCCAGACGGGCCAGGAAAAGACGCTCACGTTCCAGGCCCCGTCGAAACCGGGCGAGTACAACATCATGTGCACGGTCCCCGGCCACGCCCAGCTGGGCATGACCGGCAAGCTCATCGTGCGCTGA